The DNA segment CATCCGTATCCTCCCGGGCGACAAGGTGAAGGTCGAGTTGTCGCCGTATGACCTGACCCGTGGACGGATCACGTACCGGGCCAAGTAATTCGCGCCGGCCGCCTGTGCGGACCGGCTGTTGTGCTTTTCTCCGCTGCTGAAGGAAGGAAGTTCGCTCCATGAAGGTTCGGGCGTCCGTCAAGAAGATCTGCGACAAGTGCAAGGTTGTCCGCCGCAAGGGCATCGTGCGCGTCATTTGCGCCTCCAACCCCCGGCACAAGCAGCGCCA comes from the Corallococcus macrosporus genome and includes:
- the rpmJ gene encoding 50S ribosomal protein L36, with protein sequence MKVRASVKKICDKCKVVRRKGIVRVICASNPRHKQRQG